Proteins from a genomic interval of candidate division WOR-3 bacterium:
- a CDS encoding ORF6N domain-containing protein translates to MISQNPPVPQRHIEQAILLIRGHRVMLSTDLAALYGVAPKVLIQAVKRNIERFPVDFMFQLTQDEHRILKSQIVTSSWGGERYPPLAFAEQGGWRAEI, encoded by the coding sequence ATGATCAGCCAGAACCCGCCGGTTCCACAACGGCACATCGAGCAGGCGATACTACTCATCCGTGGCCACCGGGTCATGCTCAGCACCGACTTGGCTGCACTCTACGGAGTCGCACCCAAGGTGCTGATCCAAGCCGTCAAACGCAACATCGAACGCTTCCCGGTCGACTTCATGTTCCAGTTGACCCAAGATGAACATCGCATCTTGAAGTCACAAATTGTGACTTCAAGTTGGGGCGGAGAGCGTTACCCGCCCCTCGCCTTCGCCGAACAGGGCGGATGGCGCGCTGAGATCTGA
- a CDS encoding four helix bundle protein codes for MSTERETTLRDRTREFALQIIRMYSALPKNAVAQVIGRQMLRAGTSVGAHHREAARARSDAEFVSKIEGAQQELEETVYWLELAAAEHLAPAGRLEALLGEADELMAMLAASARTVKARRAR; via the coding sequence ATGAGCACTGAGCGAGAGACAACGCTTCGGGACAGGACGCGCGAGTTCGCACTCCAGATCATCCGGATGTACAGCGCACTGCCCAAGAACGCGGTGGCCCAGGTGATCGGCAGGCAGATGCTGCGCGCCGGGACATCGGTAGGCGCTCACCACCGCGAGGCTGCCAGGGCTCGCTCGGATGCGGAGTTCGTCAGCAAGATCGAAGGCGCGCAGCAGGAACTGGAAGAAACCGTCTACTGGCTGGAACTGGCCGCCGCGGAACACCTGGCTCCGGCCGGGCGACTGGAGGCCCTGCTTGGCGAGGCCGACGAGTTGATGGCAATGCTGGCCGCAAGCGCCAGAACCGTGAAGGCGAGACGTGCAAGGTAG
- a CDS encoding nucleotidyltransferase domain-containing protein, with amino-acid sequence MSRKIRSVLNELRRRLKELYGDRLVKLVLFGSQARGDADSDSDIDVLVVLKGRVAPGQEIERTGEIVSGISLEHDVVVSCVYVSDERYRSEWTPLFSNVRREGVAV; translated from the coding sequence ATGAGCAGGAAAATCCGCAGCGTACTCAACGAACTGCGGCGGAGACTCAAGGAGCTCTATGGCGACCGGCTTGTCAAGCTGGTCCTGTTCGGCTCTCAGGCCCGGGGTGATGCTGACTCCGACTCCGACATAGACGTGCTCGTGGTGCTCAAGGGCAGGGTCGCCCCCGGGCAGGAGATAGAACGCACCGGCGAAATCGTATCGGGCATCTCGTTGGAGCACGATGTGGTCGTCTCATGCGTCTACGTTTCTGATGAACGCTACCGCAGCGAGTGGACACCGCTGTTCTCAAACGTGCGACGCGAAGGCGTAGCCGTATGA
- a CDS encoding HEPN domain-containing protein, giving the protein MTKQQQPLIEQARQSLDAAKLLTDAGHHGFAAARAYYSMFYVAEAFLAGKGLSFSRHSGVIAAFAQHFTRTKIVPDEFHRHLIRGLEIRHVGDYDYPGSVSAEEAQVQIARAEEFLLLAERLLGQEEPPVARDLPAQQQAGRPAARPRRPRARKR; this is encoded by the coding sequence ATGACGAAGCAGCAGCAGCCACTCATCGAGCAAGCCCGCCAGAGTCTTGACGCTGCGAAACTCCTCACCGATGCCGGCCACCACGGCTTTGCGGCTGCGCGGGCCTACTATTCCATGTTCTACGTGGCCGAGGCGTTTCTGGCCGGCAAAGGACTGTCGTTTTCCAGGCACTCGGGCGTCATCGCCGCCTTCGCCCAGCACTTCACGCGGACAAAGATCGTGCCGGATGAGTTCCACCGCCACCTGATTCGTGGGCTGGAGATACGACATGTTGGCGACTACGACTACCCCGGCTCAGTCTCCGCTGAAGAAGCACAAGTTCAGATTGCCCGCGCCGAGGAATTCCTCCTATTGGCCGAGCGGCTTCTCGGCCAGGAAGAACCGCCAGTCGCCCGCGACCTACCCGCGCAGCAGCAGGCGGGCCGCCCTGCCGCCAGGCCCCGCCGCCCACGCGCCCGCAAGCGCTGA
- a CDS encoding type II toxin-antitoxin system VapC family toxin produces the protein MSWNFRHIVNFGRIRLFNAVNMEEGYGNLEIRTPKEVLDYE, from the coding sequence GTGAGCTGGAACTTCCGGCACATCGTGAACTTCGGGCGTATCCGCCTGTTCAATGCGGTCAACATGGAGGAGGGATACGGCAACCTCGAGATACGCACGCCCAAGGAGGTTCTTGACTATGAGTGA